A genome region from Lytechinus pictus isolate F3 Inbred chromosome 14, Lp3.0, whole genome shotgun sequence includes the following:
- the LOC135156617 gene encoding histone-lysine N-methyltransferase MECOM-like isoform X2, whose protein sequence is MIVDEFGKVKCWVDASEPGTGNWMKYVRSAPKLENQNMVPVQVDGKVFYKAIHNIGTGEELLVLKDAAFPDQEGNPIQIIEEKQYECEECQNTFRSKVALRRHQKYACNNANAIFSTLNQEFKANAAMETTLPVTDESRANSMSECSDEKQEEVESRPNEEFSCNECGRTFHWKSDLIKHQATHFGDRMYPCENCGKCFSDPSNLHRHIRSQHEGARSHPCPECGKTFATSSGLKQHTHIHSSIKPFTCEVCLKSYTQFSNLCRHKRMHANCRTQLKCATCGQTFSTVTSLNKHRRFCHNAQVFNSQLNTSINSPHNNPSSGVLLRGNAPLLGMPPSSALYQAGLAQMWNANLQLSQQALMQNNLLSGSGNSNGVIRGPYPLTYPSLAAHPSLLTGNLTPSALASASESTNKNAKGMSTEEWLQHYTLGAGRGREGKDQTRKIKTEREDSEESEASVSTPCGSELDCSSYSDVESEADMEVTKARRVADFVKKEIPEDECMNESGKISPAAIESSLQRNGSSEPIKAIASIADRFFSANSAGVGYGLLKMNPISRLGSNHSPPAFKKIDSPVKKLEQTFDPTKNLLKPHKPEERKVDEQPLDLSVPRPKTKSADLPDKEESHLRRPHIFGIPSSLISKTADIPVSVAFSYPGSLPLTMDPIYRVQNGHGPPPDKYQRMENGEKVPAVPIPLPHFPPMPKIDFYAANKNLMKFRGLPSHQAYALNSTMMYSGSSPSDKMVIRSKDRYTCKYCGKLFPRSANLTRHLRTHTGEQPYSCKYCDRSFSISSNLQRHVRNIHNKEKPFKCPLCDRCFGQQTNLDRHLKKHESEDFSGDSQTPEKINGEDRPLPLKKSGDWSDELSEKDEAYFTEIKNFIGVAEMKARRDLMLREQEEKMAIDRSKDNIAKEEGGHLERECDEGEPEEEKQRREMKLKLKLPFQESADHSKVMMETDLYRDDEDDSIPRTPDSEQDMQSEDAMSVSEYQDDDDKDDDASSTARPDSLGGDDETGDLDRSQINGRHSKLQAYSLMMALSEEERKKNILSKGQPLLCPPQHTAAVI, encoded by the exons ATg ATCGTGGATGAGTTTGGGAAAGTGAAGTGCTGGGTCGACGCCAGTGAACCAGGGACAGGAAACTGGATGAAGTACGTGCGCAGCGCCCCCAAGCTGGAGAATCAAAACATGGTGCCAGTACAGGTGGATGGCAAG GTCTTCTACAAGGCCATTCATAACATAGGCACAGGTGAGGAGTTACTCGTCCTTAAAGATGCAGCCTTTCCTGACCAAGAAGGAAACCCAATACAAATCATAG AAGAGAAGCAGTATGAATGTGAAGAGTGTCAAAACACTTTCAGGTCAAAGGTCGCGCTGAGGAGACACCAGAAGTACGCTTGTAACAACGCCAACGCCATTTTCTCCACTCTCAATCAGGAGTTCAAAG cCAATGCAGCAATGGAGACTACCTTGCCAGTGACTGACGAGAGTCGTGCAAATTCCATGTCAGAGTGTTCAGACGAAAAACAGGAAGAGGTTGAAAGCAGACCCAACGAAGAGTTTTCTTGCAACGAATGTGGTCGCACCTTTCACTGGAAATCAGATCTTATCAAGCATCAGGCGACCCATTTCGGCGACAGGATGTACCCTTGCGAGAACTGTGGAAAGTGTTTCTCCGATCCCAGCAACCTACACCGCCACATCCGCTCGCAGCACGAGGGTGCCAGAAGCCATCCGTGCCCAGAGTGTGGCAAGACTTTTGCGACATCCAGTGGCTTGAAGCAACACACGCACATCCATAGCAGCATCAAGCCGTTCACCTGCGAGGTATGCTTGAAGTCCTACACGCAGTTTTCCAACCTCTGCCGACACAAACGCATGCACGCCAACTGCCGCACCCAACTCAAGTGTGCCACGTGTGGCCAGACGTTCTCGACGGTAACCTCGTTGAACAAGCACCGCCGTTTTTGCCACAATGCTCAGGTTTTCAACAGCCAGTTGAACACCTCGATCAACAGCCCTCACAACAATCCGAGCTCGGGTGTCCTCTTGCGCGGTAACGCCCCTCTCCTTGGGATGCCACCCTCTAGCGCCCTCTATCAGGCTGGTCTTGCACAGATGTGGAATGCGAATCTGCAACTCTCCCAACAGGCCCTGATGCAGAACAACCTACTTTCTGGTTCCGGCAATAGCAACGGTGTTATCAGGGGACCATATCCTCTAACTTACCCATCTCTTGCAGCCCACCCTTCACTCTTGACAGGAAACCTGACACCTTCGGCCCTTGCATCAGCCTCAGAGAGTACCAACAAGAATGCCAAAGGGATGTCAACAGAGGAATGGCTGCAACACTACACGTTGGGCGCAGGAAGGGGCAGAGAGGGTAAGGACCAGACTAGGAAGATCAAGACGGAGAGAGAAGATAGTGAAGAGAGTGAAGCCTCGGTCAGCACTCCATGTGGAAGTGAGTTGGACTGCAGCTCCTACAGTGATGTTGAGAGTGAAGCAGATATGGAAGTCACAAAGGCCAGAAGAGTGGCTGACTTTGTCAAGAAAGAAATACCAGAGGACGAATGTATGAATGAAAGTGGAAAGATATCACCTGCAGCAATCGAATCATCCTTACAGAGGAATGGTAGCAGTGAACCCATCAAAGCCATTGCATCCATAGCAGATAGATTCTTCAGTGCAAATTCGGCCGGTGTAGGTTATGGTCTCCTTAAGATGAATCCCATATCAAGGTTAGGCAGCAATCACTCCCCTCCAGCGTTCAAGAAGATAGACAGTCCAGTCAAGAAACTAGAGCAAACCTTTGACCCAACCAAGAATCTACTGAAACCCCACAAGCCTGAAGAAAGGAAAGTAGATGAGCAACCATTGGACCTGAGTGTCCCAAGACCAAAGACCAAATCCGCTGATCTTCCagacaaagaagaaagtcaCTTGAGGAGACCACATATTTTTGGTATCCCTTCTTCGCTCATTAGCAAAACAGCAGACATCCCTGTCAGTGTGGCCTTCTCTTATCCAGGATCACTTCCTTTGACCATGGACCCAATCTACAGGGTTCAGAACGGCCATGGACCCCCTCCAGATAAGTACCAACGGATGGAGAATGGAGAGAAAGTTCCTGCTGTCCCTATTCCACTACCTCATTTCCCTCCAATGccgaaaattgatttttatgctGCAAATAAGAATCTAATGAAGTTCAGGGGTCTCCCATCTCACCAAGCCTATGCTTTGAACAGCACCATGATGTATTCAGGGTCCAGTCCATCGGACAAGATGGTCATTCGCAGCAAGGATCGCTACACCTGCAAGTACTGCGGCAAGCTTTTCCCTCGATCGGCCAACCTCACTCGGCATCTGCGCACTCACACGGGAGAGCAGCCCTACTCTTGCAAATACTGTGACCGATCCTTCAGCATCTCCTCCAATCTTCAACGCCACGTCCGCAACATCCACAACAAGGAGAAACCCTTCAAGTGTCCTCTCTGTGATCGTTGCTTTGGCCAGCAGACCAACCTTGACCGCCACCTCAAGAAACACGAGAGCGAAGATTTCTCGGGAGATTCTCAGACGCCAGAGAAGATAAACGGTGAAGATAGACCACTCCCCTTGAAGAAAAGTGGTGATTGGTCCGATGAGCTCAGCGAGAAAGACGAGGCCTACTTCACTGAAATAAAAAACTTCATTGGAGTAGCGGAGATGAAAGCTCGACGGGATCTCATGCTGAGAGAACAAGAGGAGAAGATGGCAATTGACAGGAGCAAAGACAACATTGCAAAAGAGGAGGGTGGCCATCTAGAAAGGGAGTGTGATGAGGGTGAACCAGAAGAGGAGAAGCAGCGACGAGAGATGAAGCTCAAGTTGAAGCTTCCATTCCAAGAATCTGCTGACCATTCCAAAGTAATGATGGAAACAGACCTTTACCGTGACGACGAGGACGACAGTATCCCTCGTACTCCGGACTCCGAGCAAGACATGCAGTCAGAAGATGCCATGTCTGTGTCAGAGTACCAAGACGATGATGACAAAGATGATGATGCGTCTTCGACAGCCCGGCCGGATAGCTTGGGAGGAGATGACGAGACTGGAGACCTTGATAGGTCGCAGATAAATGGACGACACTCAAAACTCCAGGCGTATTCTCTTATGATGGCTCTGTCAGAAGAGGAGCGTAAGAAGAACATTCTATCCAAGGGACAACCACTACTCTGCCCTCCCCAACATACAGCTGCCGTTATTTAA
- the LOC135156617 gene encoding histone-lysine N-methyltransferase MECOM-like isoform X1 produces the protein MQQERRFRLDLMEILCSMDTDESIVDEFGKVKCWVDASEPGTGNWMKYVRSAPKLENQNMVPVQVDGKVFYKAIHNIGTGEELLVLKDAAFPDQEGNPIQIIEEKQYECEECQNTFRSKVALRRHQKYACNNANAIFSTLNQEFKANAAMETTLPVTDESRANSMSECSDEKQEEVESRPNEEFSCNECGRTFHWKSDLIKHQATHFGDRMYPCENCGKCFSDPSNLHRHIRSQHEGARSHPCPECGKTFATSSGLKQHTHIHSSIKPFTCEVCLKSYTQFSNLCRHKRMHANCRTQLKCATCGQTFSTVTSLNKHRRFCHNAQVFNSQLNTSINSPHNNPSSGVLLRGNAPLLGMPPSSALYQAGLAQMWNANLQLSQQALMQNNLLSGSGNSNGVIRGPYPLTYPSLAAHPSLLTGNLTPSALASASESTNKNAKGMSTEEWLQHYTLGAGRGREGKDQTRKIKTEREDSEESEASVSTPCGSELDCSSYSDVESEADMEVTKARRVADFVKKEIPEDECMNESGKISPAAIESSLQRNGSSEPIKAIASIADRFFSANSAGVGYGLLKMNPISRLGSNHSPPAFKKIDSPVKKLEQTFDPTKNLLKPHKPEERKVDEQPLDLSVPRPKTKSADLPDKEESHLRRPHIFGIPSSLISKTADIPVSVAFSYPGSLPLTMDPIYRVQNGHGPPPDKYQRMENGEKVPAVPIPLPHFPPMPKIDFYAANKNLMKFRGLPSHQAYALNSTMMYSGSSPSDKMVIRSKDRYTCKYCGKLFPRSANLTRHLRTHTGEQPYSCKYCDRSFSISSNLQRHVRNIHNKEKPFKCPLCDRCFGQQTNLDRHLKKHESEDFSGDSQTPEKINGEDRPLPLKKSGDWSDELSEKDEAYFTEIKNFIGVAEMKARRDLMLREQEEKMAIDRSKDNIAKEEGGHLERECDEGEPEEEKQRREMKLKLKLPFQESADHSKVMMETDLYRDDEDDSIPRTPDSEQDMQSEDAMSVSEYQDDDDKDDDASSTARPDSLGGDDETGDLDRSQINGRHSKLQAYSLMMALSEEERKKNILSKGQPLLCPPQHTAAVI, from the exons ATCGTGGATGAGTTTGGGAAAGTGAAGTGCTGGGTCGACGCCAGTGAACCAGGGACAGGAAACTGGATGAAGTACGTGCGCAGCGCCCCCAAGCTGGAGAATCAAAACATGGTGCCAGTACAGGTGGATGGCAAG GTCTTCTACAAGGCCATTCATAACATAGGCACAGGTGAGGAGTTACTCGTCCTTAAAGATGCAGCCTTTCCTGACCAAGAAGGAAACCCAATACAAATCATAG AAGAGAAGCAGTATGAATGTGAAGAGTGTCAAAACACTTTCAGGTCAAAGGTCGCGCTGAGGAGACACCAGAAGTACGCTTGTAACAACGCCAACGCCATTTTCTCCACTCTCAATCAGGAGTTCAAAG cCAATGCAGCAATGGAGACTACCTTGCCAGTGACTGACGAGAGTCGTGCAAATTCCATGTCAGAGTGTTCAGACGAAAAACAGGAAGAGGTTGAAAGCAGACCCAACGAAGAGTTTTCTTGCAACGAATGTGGTCGCACCTTTCACTGGAAATCAGATCTTATCAAGCATCAGGCGACCCATTTCGGCGACAGGATGTACCCTTGCGAGAACTGTGGAAAGTGTTTCTCCGATCCCAGCAACCTACACCGCCACATCCGCTCGCAGCACGAGGGTGCCAGAAGCCATCCGTGCCCAGAGTGTGGCAAGACTTTTGCGACATCCAGTGGCTTGAAGCAACACACGCACATCCATAGCAGCATCAAGCCGTTCACCTGCGAGGTATGCTTGAAGTCCTACACGCAGTTTTCCAACCTCTGCCGACACAAACGCATGCACGCCAACTGCCGCACCCAACTCAAGTGTGCCACGTGTGGCCAGACGTTCTCGACGGTAACCTCGTTGAACAAGCACCGCCGTTTTTGCCACAATGCTCAGGTTTTCAACAGCCAGTTGAACACCTCGATCAACAGCCCTCACAACAATCCGAGCTCGGGTGTCCTCTTGCGCGGTAACGCCCCTCTCCTTGGGATGCCACCCTCTAGCGCCCTCTATCAGGCTGGTCTTGCACAGATGTGGAATGCGAATCTGCAACTCTCCCAACAGGCCCTGATGCAGAACAACCTACTTTCTGGTTCCGGCAATAGCAACGGTGTTATCAGGGGACCATATCCTCTAACTTACCCATCTCTTGCAGCCCACCCTTCACTCTTGACAGGAAACCTGACACCTTCGGCCCTTGCATCAGCCTCAGAGAGTACCAACAAGAATGCCAAAGGGATGTCAACAGAGGAATGGCTGCAACACTACACGTTGGGCGCAGGAAGGGGCAGAGAGGGTAAGGACCAGACTAGGAAGATCAAGACGGAGAGAGAAGATAGTGAAGAGAGTGAAGCCTCGGTCAGCACTCCATGTGGAAGTGAGTTGGACTGCAGCTCCTACAGTGATGTTGAGAGTGAAGCAGATATGGAAGTCACAAAGGCCAGAAGAGTGGCTGACTTTGTCAAGAAAGAAATACCAGAGGACGAATGTATGAATGAAAGTGGAAAGATATCACCTGCAGCAATCGAATCATCCTTACAGAGGAATGGTAGCAGTGAACCCATCAAAGCCATTGCATCCATAGCAGATAGATTCTTCAGTGCAAATTCGGCCGGTGTAGGTTATGGTCTCCTTAAGATGAATCCCATATCAAGGTTAGGCAGCAATCACTCCCCTCCAGCGTTCAAGAAGATAGACAGTCCAGTCAAGAAACTAGAGCAAACCTTTGACCCAACCAAGAATCTACTGAAACCCCACAAGCCTGAAGAAAGGAAAGTAGATGAGCAACCATTGGACCTGAGTGTCCCAAGACCAAAGACCAAATCCGCTGATCTTCCagacaaagaagaaagtcaCTTGAGGAGACCACATATTTTTGGTATCCCTTCTTCGCTCATTAGCAAAACAGCAGACATCCCTGTCAGTGTGGCCTTCTCTTATCCAGGATCACTTCCTTTGACCATGGACCCAATCTACAGGGTTCAGAACGGCCATGGACCCCCTCCAGATAAGTACCAACGGATGGAGAATGGAGAGAAAGTTCCTGCTGTCCCTATTCCACTACCTCATTTCCCTCCAATGccgaaaattgatttttatgctGCAAATAAGAATCTAATGAAGTTCAGGGGTCTCCCATCTCACCAAGCCTATGCTTTGAACAGCACCATGATGTATTCAGGGTCCAGTCCATCGGACAAGATGGTCATTCGCAGCAAGGATCGCTACACCTGCAAGTACTGCGGCAAGCTTTTCCCTCGATCGGCCAACCTCACTCGGCATCTGCGCACTCACACGGGAGAGCAGCCCTACTCTTGCAAATACTGTGACCGATCCTTCAGCATCTCCTCCAATCTTCAACGCCACGTCCGCAACATCCACAACAAGGAGAAACCCTTCAAGTGTCCTCTCTGTGATCGTTGCTTTGGCCAGCAGACCAACCTTGACCGCCACCTCAAGAAACACGAGAGCGAAGATTTCTCGGGAGATTCTCAGACGCCAGAGAAGATAAACGGTGAAGATAGACCACTCCCCTTGAAGAAAAGTGGTGATTGGTCCGATGAGCTCAGCGAGAAAGACGAGGCCTACTTCACTGAAATAAAAAACTTCATTGGAGTAGCGGAGATGAAAGCTCGACGGGATCTCATGCTGAGAGAACAAGAGGAGAAGATGGCAATTGACAGGAGCAAAGACAACATTGCAAAAGAGGAGGGTGGCCATCTAGAAAGGGAGTGTGATGAGGGTGAACCAGAAGAGGAGAAGCAGCGACGAGAGATGAAGCTCAAGTTGAAGCTTCCATTCCAAGAATCTGCTGACCATTCCAAAGTAATGATGGAAACAGACCTTTACCGTGACGACGAGGACGACAGTATCCCTCGTACTCCGGACTCCGAGCAAGACATGCAGTCAGAAGATGCCATGTCTGTGTCAGAGTACCAAGACGATGATGACAAAGATGATGATGCGTCTTCGACAGCCCGGCCGGATAGCTTGGGAGGAGATGACGAGACTGGAGACCTTGATAGGTCGCAGATAAATGGACGACACTCAAAACTCCAGGCGTATTCTCTTATGATGGCTCTGTCAGAAGAGGAGCGTAAGAAGAACATTCTATCCAAGGGACAACCACTACTCTGCCCTCCCCAACATACAGCTGCCGTTATTTAA
- the LOC135156617 gene encoding histone-lysine N-methyltransferase MECOM-like isoform X3, translated as MKYVRSAPKLENQNMVPVQVDGKVFYKAIHNIGTGEELLVLKDAAFPDQEGNPIQIIEEKQYECEECQNTFRSKVALRRHQKYACNNANAIFSTLNQEFKANAAMETTLPVTDESRANSMSECSDEKQEEVESRPNEEFSCNECGRTFHWKSDLIKHQATHFGDRMYPCENCGKCFSDPSNLHRHIRSQHEGARSHPCPECGKTFATSSGLKQHTHIHSSIKPFTCEVCLKSYTQFSNLCRHKRMHANCRTQLKCATCGQTFSTVTSLNKHRRFCHNAQVFNSQLNTSINSPHNNPSSGVLLRGNAPLLGMPPSSALYQAGLAQMWNANLQLSQQALMQNNLLSGSGNSNGVIRGPYPLTYPSLAAHPSLLTGNLTPSALASASESTNKNAKGMSTEEWLQHYTLGAGRGREGKDQTRKIKTEREDSEESEASVSTPCGSELDCSSYSDVESEADMEVTKARRVADFVKKEIPEDECMNESGKISPAAIESSLQRNGSSEPIKAIASIADRFFSANSAGVGYGLLKMNPISRLGSNHSPPAFKKIDSPVKKLEQTFDPTKNLLKPHKPEERKVDEQPLDLSVPRPKTKSADLPDKEESHLRRPHIFGIPSSLISKTADIPVSVAFSYPGSLPLTMDPIYRVQNGHGPPPDKYQRMENGEKVPAVPIPLPHFPPMPKIDFYAANKNLMKFRGLPSHQAYALNSTMMYSGSSPSDKMVIRSKDRYTCKYCGKLFPRSANLTRHLRTHTGEQPYSCKYCDRSFSISSNLQRHVRNIHNKEKPFKCPLCDRCFGQQTNLDRHLKKHESEDFSGDSQTPEKINGEDRPLPLKKSGDWSDELSEKDEAYFTEIKNFIGVAEMKARRDLMLREQEEKMAIDRSKDNIAKEEGGHLERECDEGEPEEEKQRREMKLKLKLPFQESADHSKVMMETDLYRDDEDDSIPRTPDSEQDMQSEDAMSVSEYQDDDDKDDDASSTARPDSLGGDDETGDLDRSQINGRHSKLQAYSLMMALSEEERKKNILSKGQPLLCPPQHTAAVI; from the exons ATGAAGTACGTGCGCAGCGCCCCCAAGCTGGAGAATCAAAACATGGTGCCAGTACAGGTGGATGGCAAG GTCTTCTACAAGGCCATTCATAACATAGGCACAGGTGAGGAGTTACTCGTCCTTAAAGATGCAGCCTTTCCTGACCAAGAAGGAAACCCAATACAAATCATAG AAGAGAAGCAGTATGAATGTGAAGAGTGTCAAAACACTTTCAGGTCAAAGGTCGCGCTGAGGAGACACCAGAAGTACGCTTGTAACAACGCCAACGCCATTTTCTCCACTCTCAATCAGGAGTTCAAAG cCAATGCAGCAATGGAGACTACCTTGCCAGTGACTGACGAGAGTCGTGCAAATTCCATGTCAGAGTGTTCAGACGAAAAACAGGAAGAGGTTGAAAGCAGACCCAACGAAGAGTTTTCTTGCAACGAATGTGGTCGCACCTTTCACTGGAAATCAGATCTTATCAAGCATCAGGCGACCCATTTCGGCGACAGGATGTACCCTTGCGAGAACTGTGGAAAGTGTTTCTCCGATCCCAGCAACCTACACCGCCACATCCGCTCGCAGCACGAGGGTGCCAGAAGCCATCCGTGCCCAGAGTGTGGCAAGACTTTTGCGACATCCAGTGGCTTGAAGCAACACACGCACATCCATAGCAGCATCAAGCCGTTCACCTGCGAGGTATGCTTGAAGTCCTACACGCAGTTTTCCAACCTCTGCCGACACAAACGCATGCACGCCAACTGCCGCACCCAACTCAAGTGTGCCACGTGTGGCCAGACGTTCTCGACGGTAACCTCGTTGAACAAGCACCGCCGTTTTTGCCACAATGCTCAGGTTTTCAACAGCCAGTTGAACACCTCGATCAACAGCCCTCACAACAATCCGAGCTCGGGTGTCCTCTTGCGCGGTAACGCCCCTCTCCTTGGGATGCCACCCTCTAGCGCCCTCTATCAGGCTGGTCTTGCACAGATGTGGAATGCGAATCTGCAACTCTCCCAACAGGCCCTGATGCAGAACAACCTACTTTCTGGTTCCGGCAATAGCAACGGTGTTATCAGGGGACCATATCCTCTAACTTACCCATCTCTTGCAGCCCACCCTTCACTCTTGACAGGAAACCTGACACCTTCGGCCCTTGCATCAGCCTCAGAGAGTACCAACAAGAATGCCAAAGGGATGTCAACAGAGGAATGGCTGCAACACTACACGTTGGGCGCAGGAAGGGGCAGAGAGGGTAAGGACCAGACTAGGAAGATCAAGACGGAGAGAGAAGATAGTGAAGAGAGTGAAGCCTCGGTCAGCACTCCATGTGGAAGTGAGTTGGACTGCAGCTCCTACAGTGATGTTGAGAGTGAAGCAGATATGGAAGTCACAAAGGCCAGAAGAGTGGCTGACTTTGTCAAGAAAGAAATACCAGAGGACGAATGTATGAATGAAAGTGGAAAGATATCACCTGCAGCAATCGAATCATCCTTACAGAGGAATGGTAGCAGTGAACCCATCAAAGCCATTGCATCCATAGCAGATAGATTCTTCAGTGCAAATTCGGCCGGTGTAGGTTATGGTCTCCTTAAGATGAATCCCATATCAAGGTTAGGCAGCAATCACTCCCCTCCAGCGTTCAAGAAGATAGACAGTCCAGTCAAGAAACTAGAGCAAACCTTTGACCCAACCAAGAATCTACTGAAACCCCACAAGCCTGAAGAAAGGAAAGTAGATGAGCAACCATTGGACCTGAGTGTCCCAAGACCAAAGACCAAATCCGCTGATCTTCCagacaaagaagaaagtcaCTTGAGGAGACCACATATTTTTGGTATCCCTTCTTCGCTCATTAGCAAAACAGCAGACATCCCTGTCAGTGTGGCCTTCTCTTATCCAGGATCACTTCCTTTGACCATGGACCCAATCTACAGGGTTCAGAACGGCCATGGACCCCCTCCAGATAAGTACCAACGGATGGAGAATGGAGAGAAAGTTCCTGCTGTCCCTATTCCACTACCTCATTTCCCTCCAATGccgaaaattgatttttatgctGCAAATAAGAATCTAATGAAGTTCAGGGGTCTCCCATCTCACCAAGCCTATGCTTTGAACAGCACCATGATGTATTCAGGGTCCAGTCCATCGGACAAGATGGTCATTCGCAGCAAGGATCGCTACACCTGCAAGTACTGCGGCAAGCTTTTCCCTCGATCGGCCAACCTCACTCGGCATCTGCGCACTCACACGGGAGAGCAGCCCTACTCTTGCAAATACTGTGACCGATCCTTCAGCATCTCCTCCAATCTTCAACGCCACGTCCGCAACATCCACAACAAGGAGAAACCCTTCAAGTGTCCTCTCTGTGATCGTTGCTTTGGCCAGCAGACCAACCTTGACCGCCACCTCAAGAAACACGAGAGCGAAGATTTCTCGGGAGATTCTCAGACGCCAGAGAAGATAAACGGTGAAGATAGACCACTCCCCTTGAAGAAAAGTGGTGATTGGTCCGATGAGCTCAGCGAGAAAGACGAGGCCTACTTCACTGAAATAAAAAACTTCATTGGAGTAGCGGAGATGAAAGCTCGACGGGATCTCATGCTGAGAGAACAAGAGGAGAAGATGGCAATTGACAGGAGCAAAGACAACATTGCAAAAGAGGAGGGTGGCCATCTAGAAAGGGAGTGTGATGAGGGTGAACCAGAAGAGGAGAAGCAGCGACGAGAGATGAAGCTCAAGTTGAAGCTTCCATTCCAAGAATCTGCTGACCATTCCAAAGTAATGATGGAAACAGACCTTTACCGTGACGACGAGGACGACAGTATCCCTCGTACTCCGGACTCCGAGCAAGACATGCAGTCAGAAGATGCCATGTCTGTGTCAGAGTACCAAGACGATGATGACAAAGATGATGATGCGTCTTCGACAGCCCGGCCGGATAGCTTGGGAGGAGATGACGAGACTGGAGACCTTGATAGGTCGCAGATAAATGGACGACACTCAAAACTCCAGGCGTATTCTCTTATGATGGCTCTGTCAGAAGAGGAGCGTAAGAAGAACATTCTATCCAAGGGACAACCACTACTCTGCCCTCCCCAACATACAGCTGCCGTTATTTAA